The window CGAGCTGGCCGAGGTGCTCACCGCGCGGGCGCCGGACGGTCTCGACCCGCAGTTTCGAGCCTTGTTCGACCAGGCGACGGGCGACCGCGCCCGCAAGCGGGTGATCGTCGACCAGATCTCCTCACTGACGGACGCCGCCGCGCGATCACTGCACGCGAGGCTCAGGGGGCAAGTGTGACGTCGGGACCCCACAAGCGTGACCCTGCGTGGCCTGATCGGGCCACTCCCTCTTCCCCCATCACGCTGCGTGCGGGACGCTCGCATGTGGCGACATCCGTACGAGGAGGCATCAAGTGGTCGACGCAGATCAGACATTCGTCATCGTCGGAGGAGGCCTGTCCGGCGCCAAGGCGGCCGAGACGCTCCGGGCGGAGGGCTTCACCGGCCGCGTGATACTGATCTGCGACGAGCGCGACCACCCGTACGAACGCCCTCCGCTGTCCAAGGGCTACCTGCTCGGCAAGGAGGAGCGCGACAGCGTCTTCGTCCACGAGCCCGCCTGGTACGCGCGCAACGACGTCGAGCTGCACCTCGGCCAGACCGTCGACGCGATCGACCGCACCGCGAAGACCGTCCGCTTCGGCGACGACGGCACGCTCGTCCACTACGACAAGCTGCTGCTCGTCACCGGCGCCGAACCGCGCCGCCTGGACATCCCGGGCACCGACCTCGCCGGAGTCCACCACCTGCGGCGCCTCGCCCACGCGGAGCGCCTCAAGCACGTCCTGGCCGCCCTCGGCCGTGACAACGGCCATCTGGTCATCGCCGGCGCCGGCTGGATCGGGCTGGAGATCGCCGCGGCCGCCCGCGAGTACGGCGCCGAGGTCACCGTCGTCGAGCCCGAGGCGACCCCGCTGCACTCGGTCCTCGGCCCCGAGCTCGGCCAGCTCTTCGCCGAACTGCACCGCGAGCACGGCGTCCGCTTCCACTTCGGCGCCCGGCTCACCGAGATCACCGGCCAGGACGGCATGGTCCTGGCGGCCCGCACCGACGACGGCGAGGAGCACCCCGCGCACGACGTCCTCGCCGCGATCGGCGCCGCACCGCGCACCGCGCTCGCCGAGGCGGCGGGCCTGGAGATCGCCGACCGCGCGCACGGCGGCGGTATCGCGGTCGACGAGCAGCTGCGCACCTCCGACCCGGACATCTACGCCGCCGGTGACGTGGCCGCCTTCCCGCACACCCTGTTCGGCACCCGGCTGCGCGTCGAGCACTGGGCGAACGCGCTCAACGGCGGCCCGGCGGCGGCCCGAGCGATGCTGGGCCGCGAAACGACGTACGACAGGGTGCCCTATTTCTTCTCCGACCAGTACGACGTGGGGCTCGAGTACTCGGGCTGGGCACCCCCGGGGACGTACGACCAAGTGGTGATCCGGGGAGACGCGGCCAAGCGGGAGTTCATCGCCTTCTGGGTGAAGGAGGGCCGTGTGCTGGCCGGGATGAACGTGAATGTGTGGGACGTCACAGAACCGATCCAACAGCTGATCCGGTCGGGGGCACAGGTGGACACGGAGGCACTCGCGGACCCGCACGTCGCGCTCGACAGTCTGGTCCCGTGACCGACGGCGGCACTCGACTGTCACACCGTCCCCGTAGACTCGGCGCGTGGCTGGAAGGATCAACGACGAGGACGTGAAGGCTGTTCGGGACGGGGTCCCGATCGACGCCGTGGTGTCCGAGTACCTCCAGCTGCGCAGCGCGGGCGGCGGAAACCTCAAGGGTCTGTGCCCGTTCCACGACGAGAAGTCGCCCTCCTTCCAGGTCAGCCCGAGCAAGGGGCTCTTCCACTGCTTCGGCTGCCAGGAGGGCGGCGACACCATCACGTTCGTGATGAAGGTCGACCACCTCTCCTTCTCGGAGGCGGTCGAGCGCCTCGCCGGCCAGGCGGGCATCACCCTCCGTTACGAGGAGGGCGGGTACAACCCCTCCCACCAGCGCGGCGAGCGCATCCGGCTGGTCGAGGCCCACAAGGCCGCCGCCCAGTTCTACATCGAGCAGCTGGACAACGGCTCCGAGGCGGACACCGGCCGCAAGTTCCTCGCCGAGCGCGGCTTCGACCAGTCGGCCGCCACGCACTTCGGCGTCGGCTACAGCCCCCAGGGCTGGGACCACCTCGTCCGCTACCTCCGCGGCAAGGGCTTCACCGACAAGGAGCTGCTGCTCTCCGGCCTCGCCCAGGAGGGCCGCCGCGGACCCATCGACCGCTTCCGCGGCCGCCTGATGTGGCCGATCCGCGACATCGGCGGCGAGGTCGTCGGCTTCGGCGCCCGCAAGCTGTACGAGTCGGACAACGGCCCGAAGTACCTGAACACCCCGGACACGCCGATCTACCGCAAGTCCCAGGTGCTGTACGGCATCGACCTCGCCAAGAAGGACATCGCCAAGAGCAGCCGGGCGGTCGTGGTCGAGGGCTACACCGACGTCATGGCCTGCCATCTCGCCGGCATCACGACCGCCATCGCGACCTGCGGCACGGCCTTCGGCAGCGACCACATCAAGATCCTGCGCCGGCTCCTGATGGACAACGGCTCGGCGCGGGTGATCTTCACGTTCGACGGCGACGCGGCCGGTCAGAAGGCCGCCCTGCGCGCCTTCGAGGACGACCAGAAGTTCGCCGCCGAGACGTACATCGCGATCGCCCCGGACGGCATGGACCCCTGCGAGCTGCGCCTCGCCAAGGGCGACGCGGCCGTCGCCGACCTGGTCGAACCACGCACACCTCTCTTCGAGTTCGCCCTGCGCCAGATCGT of the Streptomyces aurantiacus genome contains:
- a CDS encoding NAD(P)/FAD-dependent oxidoreductase; this encodes MVDADQTFVIVGGGLSGAKAAETLRAEGFTGRVILICDERDHPYERPPLSKGYLLGKEERDSVFVHEPAWYARNDVELHLGQTVDAIDRTAKTVRFGDDGTLVHYDKLLLVTGAEPRRLDIPGTDLAGVHHLRRLAHAERLKHVLAALGRDNGHLVIAGAGWIGLEIAAAAREYGAEVTVVEPEATPLHSVLGPELGQLFAELHREHGVRFHFGARLTEITGQDGMVLAARTDDGEEHPAHDVLAAIGAAPRTALAEAAGLEIADRAHGGGIAVDEQLRTSDPDIYAAGDVAAFPHTLFGTRLRVEHWANALNGGPAAARAMLGRETTYDRVPYFFSDQYDVGLEYSGWAPPGTYDQVVIRGDAAKREFIAFWVKEGRVLAGMNVNVWDVTEPIQQLIRSGAQVDTEALADPHVALDSLVP
- the dnaG gene encoding DNA primase codes for the protein MAGRINDEDVKAVRDGVPIDAVVSEYLQLRSAGGGNLKGLCPFHDEKSPSFQVSPSKGLFHCFGCQEGGDTITFVMKVDHLSFSEAVERLAGQAGITLRYEEGGYNPSHQRGERIRLVEAHKAAAQFYIEQLDNGSEADTGRKFLAERGFDQSAATHFGVGYSPQGWDHLVRYLRGKGFTDKELLLSGLAQEGRRGPIDRFRGRLMWPIRDIGGEVVGFGARKLYESDNGPKYLNTPDTPIYRKSQVLYGIDLAKKDIAKSSRAVVVEGYTDVMACHLAGITTAIATCGTAFGSDHIKILRRLLMDNGSARVIFTFDGDAAGQKAALRAFEDDQKFAAETYIAIAPDGMDPCELRLAKGDAAVADLVEPRTPLFEFALRQIVARYDLETPAGRAAALDESAPVVARIKNTGAQHEVAVQLAGMLGILDTQFVVKRVAQLARWARDRGGKGPAPTSTGRPPQQYENSGPRPSSGPALTLRNPVFATERELLKLALQRPDLVSPAFDAYGVDEFTAPPYAAVRETIIEAGGAENGTQDPQEYLVRVREAAPDDVVRAMVTELAVEAIMRKTVDEHYAGEQLVTVRRRAVERRVRDVQGALARASAHGDPAQLAAVQNELWVLQQYDQALREKGPSAL